One genomic segment of Rhodohalobacter mucosus includes these proteins:
- a CDS encoding TM2 domain-containing protein, whose translation MKIFEYLPELEGEEALYIRELMEQMHSDSRETFAKIYRARRKDPILMLFLALIGLFGIAGIHRFMAGQIGMGILYVFTAGLCVVGTIVDMINYKNFAFEYNRNVALDIVQELNL comes from the coding sequence ATGAAAATATTTGAATACCTGCCCGAGCTGGAGGGGGAAGAGGCCCTGTATATCCGGGAACTTATGGAACAAATGCACTCAGACAGCAGGGAGACGTTTGCTAAAATATACCGTGCAAGGCGTAAAGACCCCATTTTAATGCTCTTCTTGGCACTTATCGGCCTTTTTGGAATAGCGGGCATCCATCGGTTTATGGCAGGCCAGATCGGTATGGGAATTCTTTATGTATTCACTGCAGGACTCTGTGTTGTAGGTACGATCGTGGATATGATCAACTATAAGAATTTTGCGTTTGAGTACAATCGCAATGTAGCACTGGATATTGTTCAAGAATTGAATCTCTGA
- a CDS encoding DUF2752 domain-containing protein: protein MVKFKESFGHIFFLHFEWIALAGMLIAVVTIDPDSAAGFCLIEWTGVEHCPGEGIGRSMSSAMRGDFVRSFQLHPAGIPAIIILTIRIGSIFNRNSKMNNNKEYHENI from the coding sequence ATGGTGAAATTTAAAGAATCGTTTGGACATATCTTCTTTTTACATTTTGAGTGGATTGCACTGGCGGGGATGCTGATCGCGGTAGTGACCATCGATCCAGACTCGGCAGCAGGCTTTTGCCTGATTGAGTGGACAGGAGTTGAACATTGTCCCGGAGAGGGCATAGGCAGATCCATGTCGAGTGCGATGAGAGGCGATTTTGTCAGATCCTTTCAGCTTCACCCGGCTGGAATTCCAGCTATAATTATCCTTACGATACGTATTGGAAGTATTTTTAACAGGAACAGTAAAATGAATAACAATAAGGAGTACCATGAAAATATTTGA
- the guaA gene encoding glutamine-hydrolyzing GMP synthase, whose protein sequence is MQMHHDEWVLILDFGSQYTQLIARRLRELNVYCEIHPFNTSPDEFRSQPPKGIILSGGPKSVYDPGAPALNMDYIEMGIPVLGICYGLQSLAHSINPSSVEKADKREFGRAKLNIDDRSDLFSGIYEESVVWMSHGDHIRELPYPYHIIAHTENAPVAAVKHDTKPIFGVQFHPEVAHTDQGSEILENFAINIAGCSGDWTAASFIETEIDEIRRRVGSEKVLCALSGGVDSTVVATLIHKAIGDQLECIFVDNGLLRKHEYENVLTTYREHLKLPVRGVNASDLFLKNLSGVIDPEEKRKIIGNTFIEVFEDAISAENNFKFLAQGTLYPDVIESVSFKGPSATIKSHHNVGGLPEKMKMELIEPVRELFKDEVRNVGRELGIPESFIGRHPFPGPGLGIRVIGELTKERLDLLREADDIFISSLRAHGLYDDVWQALAVLLPVQSVGVMGDERTYEFTVALRAVTSVDGMTADWAHLPYEFLSEVSNRIINEVRGINRTVYDISSKPPSTIEWE, encoded by the coding sequence ATGCAAATGCATCATGATGAGTGGGTGCTTATCCTCGATTTCGGTTCTCAGTACACGCAGCTCATTGCACGAAGGTTGAGGGAACTGAATGTATATTGTGAAATCCATCCGTTCAATACCTCTCCCGATGAGTTCCGCAGCCAGCCGCCTAAAGGCATTATACTATCGGGAGGCCCTAAAAGCGTGTACGATCCGGGAGCCCCTGCGCTGAACATGGATTACATTGAAATGGGCATTCCGGTACTTGGTATCTGTTATGGCCTTCAGTCCCTGGCACATTCCATCAACCCCTCCAGCGTAGAAAAAGCCGATAAACGTGAGTTCGGACGCGCCAAGCTCAATATTGATGACCGCTCCGACTTATTCAGCGGAATTTATGAGGAATCCGTGGTATGGATGAGTCACGGCGATCATATCAGGGAACTCCCCTACCCCTATCACATCATCGCCCATACTGAAAATGCCCCGGTTGCAGCGGTTAAGCACGACACAAAACCGATTTTTGGCGTACAGTTTCATCCCGAGGTAGCCCATACGGATCAGGGCAGTGAAATTCTGGAAAATTTTGCCATCAATATTGCAGGGTGCAGCGGCGACTGGACGGCCGCTTCCTTCATTGAAACCGAGATTGATGAGATCCGGCGCAGAGTGGGCAGCGAGAAGGTTCTTTGTGCTCTCTCAGGCGGCGTCGACTCAACCGTTGTGGCCACACTGATCCACAAAGCCATCGGTGATCAGCTGGAATGTATTTTTGTGGACAACGGACTGCTTCGAAAGCATGAATACGAAAATGTTCTGACAACGTATCGCGAACATCTTAAACTGCCCGTGAGAGGCGTGAATGCCTCCGACCTATTTCTTAAAAATCTCAGCGGTGTGATTGACCCCGAGGAGAAAAGAAAAATTATCGGCAATACATTTATTGAAGTATTTGAAGACGCTATTTCCGCCGAAAACAATTTTAAGTTCCTTGCCCAGGGAACGCTCTATCCGGATGTAATCGAAAGCGTTTCCTTCAAAGGACCATCGGCCACCATTAAATCACATCATAACGTGGGCGGCTTGCCCGAAAAAATGAAGATGGAACTGATTGAACCGGTTCGTGAACTCTTCAAAGACGAAGTAAGAAATGTGGGTCGCGAACTGGGGATTCCCGAAAGCTTTATCGGCCGGCATCCGTTTCCCGGGCCGGGCCTTGGAATCCGTGTGATCGGCGAGTTAACAAAAGAGCGGCTCGATTTGCTCAGAGAAGCAGACGACATTTTTATCAGTTCTCTGCGTGCTCACGGCCTTTATGACGACGTCTGGCAGGCTCTGGCCGTACTCCTTCCTGTTCAATCGGTGGGGGTTATGGGCGATGAGCGAACCTATGAGTTTACCGTTGCCCTGCGAGCGGTAACGAGCGTTGACGGTATGACGGCCGACTGGGCACATCTCCCCTATGAGTTTCTGTCTGAGGTAAGCAACCGGATCATTAATGAAGTACGCGGCATAAACCGGACGGTTTACGATATCAGTTCAAAACCGCCATCGACCATTGAGTGGGAGTAG
- a CDS encoding HD domain-containing protein → MIDRQTSEELLNEWIESENLRHHSRMVAMAMEAYARELGKDASETDVWWTAGLLHDLDWEKYPDEHPNKATDEILAERGYPDIILDAIRAHAPERTGRYPETEIERYLFACDELSGFMNAVALMRPNGFSDMKVKSVKKKLKDKRFAENVPRDDIKKGAELIKSELSDHIQFLINVFREL, encoded by the coding sequence ATGATTGACAGACAAACCTCTGAAGAGTTGCTGAATGAATGGATTGAGTCTGAAAATCTGCGTCACCACTCCCGGATGGTAGCCATGGCGATGGAAGCCTATGCCAGGGAACTGGGAAAAGACGCCTCCGAAACGGATGTATGGTGGACCGCAGGCTTGCTTCATGATCTGGACTGGGAGAAGTATCCGGACGAACACCCCAATAAGGCTACGGATGAAATACTGGCTGAACGCGGGTACCCCGACATCATTCTGGATGCTATAAGGGCGCATGCGCCGGAGCGGACAGGCCGCTACCCGGAAACCGAAATTGAGCGGTATCTTTTCGCTTGTGATGAACTTTCGGGTTTCATGAATGCCGTTGCATTGATGCGTCCCAATGGGTTTTCTGATATGAAGGTCAAATCTGTAAAAAAGAAACTGAAGGATAAGCGTTTCGCCGAAAACGTGCCCCGTGATGATATCAAAAAAGGTGCTGAATTGATCAAATCCGAATTGAGCGATCATATACAGTTTCTGATAAATGTGTTTCGGGAGCTTTGA
- the mltG gene encoding endolytic transglycosylase MltG, with the protein MKSAFSKKETIILLILFVLTAIVVSGYRNYRLYKPDAFSSEGLSEVKINSRIGLPELSEKLDSLGVRFDEEELYWAGRIHGWRFFRPGFYILDETASYPDFLSKLARGIQDPTQVTILPGTDPERFSRQLGQVLLADSLDFRLLLTDSSSVASDLGLTGEELFSRMLPNTYQVYWTSSAEDVIRKVADEFERTIASKYEEELENSEYTLQEVVTLASIVELEAKIRDEKPKIAGLYLNRLRRGMPLQADPTVLYALGERRRLLFEDYQYQHPYNTYLFRGLPPGPITNPDESSIGAVLFPEEHNYYYMVASPDGSHRFSRTFEEHRRASDEWRRWIREQYRIRDQREREESAQSQSD; encoded by the coding sequence TTGAAATCAGCGTTTTCAAAAAAAGAAACCATCATCCTGCTCATACTTTTTGTGCTGACGGCCATTGTTGTGTCGGGTTACAGAAACTACAGGCTTTATAAGCCCGATGCATTTTCTTCTGAAGGATTGAGTGAGGTTAAAATCAATTCCCGCATTGGTCTGCCGGAGCTGAGCGAAAAGCTGGACAGCCTGGGTGTACGGTTTGACGAGGAAGAGCTGTATTGGGCGGGGCGCATCCACGGATGGAGATTTTTCAGGCCGGGATTTTACATTCTTGATGAAACTGCATCCTATCCGGATTTTCTCTCGAAACTTGCAAGGGGAATTCAGGACCCGACGCAAGTGACCATCCTTCCGGGTACGGATCCGGAGCGGTTCTCCAGGCAGCTGGGGCAGGTCCTTCTGGCAGACAGCCTTGATTTCAGGCTTCTGTTAACCGATTCATCATCTGTTGCCTCCGACCTGGGCCTTACAGGGGAAGAACTCTTTTCGCGCATGCTGCCGAATACATACCAGGTGTACTGGACAAGCAGTGCCGAGGATGTAATACGAAAAGTAGCAGATGAATTTGAGCGGACAATTGCCTCAAAATATGAAGAGGAACTGGAAAACAGCGAATACACGCTTCAGGAAGTAGTAACGCTGGCATCGATTGTGGAGCTTGAAGCCAAGATCCGGGATGAGAAACCAAAAATTGCAGGGCTTTATCTGAACCGCCTGCGAAGGGGCATGCCGCTTCAGGCTGACCCGACCGTGCTCTATGCGCTGGGTGAGAGAAGGCGTCTTCTGTTTGAAGATTATCAGTACCAGCATCCATACAATACATACCTTTTCAGAGGCCTCCCACCGGGACCGATTACCAACCCTGATGAATCGTCGATAGGTGCCGTTCTCTTCCCAGAAGAACACAATTACTATTATATGGTAGCCAGTCCTGATGGGTCGCACAGGTTTTCCAGAACATTTGAAGAACACCGAAGGGCAAGCGACGAGTGGCGAAGATGGATCCGCGAGCAGTATAGAATTCGGGATCAGAGAGAGAGGGAAGAGTCGGCTCAGTCTCAGTCTGATTAG
- the accC gene encoding acetyl-CoA carboxylase biotin carboxylase subunit, whose product MFKKILIANRGEIALRIIRTCKEMGIKTVAVYSTADEHSLHVKFADEAVCIGPAPSKDSYLKIPSILAAAEITNAEAIHPGYGFLAENAEFSRICAEHDLKFIGPSPQMINQMGDKATAKATMIKNKVPVVPGSDGVIDDLDEAKKIASDIGYPVIIKASAGGGGRGMRVVQDEDGFEKAFRTCRSEAETAFSNPAVYIEKFVVDPRHIEIQILGDQHGNVIHLGERECSLQRRHQKILEEAPSPVMTPEVREKMGTAAINAGKAIDYEGAGTVEFIVDKDLNFYFMEMNTRIQVEHPVTEEITGYDLVKEQILVAAGEKIDTKPLKLRGHSIECRINAEDPEHNFRPTAGTITSFNIPGGHSVRVDTHAYSGYRIPPNYDSMIAKLIVSAPSRDEAIMRMRRALEEFVIEGVKTTIPYHIQLMDDPNFQSGNFNTQYLEKSFTFTPDKN is encoded by the coding sequence ATGTTCAAAAAGATTTTAATTGCAAACCGTGGTGAAATCGCTCTTCGCATCATACGGACTTGCAAGGAGATGGGGATTAAAACCGTCGCGGTCTACTCTACCGCTGATGAGCACAGTCTGCATGTAAAGTTTGCGGATGAGGCTGTTTGTATCGGCCCCGCACCCAGCAAAGACAGTTATTTGAAAATTCCCTCTATCCTGGCAGCCGCTGAGATCACCAACGCAGAGGCAATCCATCCCGGCTACGGGTTTCTGGCCGAAAACGCGGAATTCAGCCGTATTTGTGCCGAACATGATCTGAAATTTATAGGCCCTTCACCTCAGATGATTAACCAAATGGGTGATAAGGCTACCGCGAAAGCGACCATGATCAAAAATAAGGTACCCGTTGTTCCCGGATCGGACGGAGTGATTGACGATCTGGATGAGGCCAAAAAAATTGCCTCCGATATCGGATATCCGGTGATCATTAAAGCAAGCGCCGGCGGCGGCGGACGCGGTATGCGGGTGGTTCAGGACGAAGACGGATTTGAAAAGGCATTCCGAACCTGCCGCAGTGAAGCGGAAACGGCTTTCAGCAATCCGGCCGTTTACATTGAAAAGTTTGTTGTGGATCCGCGCCACATAGAAATTCAGATTTTAGGCGACCAGCACGGAAACGTTATCCATTTGGGTGAACGGGAGTGTTCGCTTCAGCGCCGACACCAGAAAATCCTGGAAGAGGCCCCATCCCCCGTTATGACGCCTGAAGTGCGCGAAAAAATGGGTACTGCCGCAATCAATGCCGGAAAAGCCATTGATTATGAGGGCGCCGGTACCGTCGAGTTTATCGTTGACAAGGATCTCAACTTCTATTTTATGGAGATGAATACCCGGATACAGGTTGAACATCCGGTAACAGAAGAGATTACAGGCTACGATCTGGTGAAAGAGCAGATATTGGTTGCCGCAGGTGAAAAAATCGATACCAAACCGCTGAAATTACGCGGCCACTCGATCGAGTGCCGGATAAATGCGGAAGACCCGGAGCATAATTTTCGTCCGACTGCAGGTACAATTACATCCTTTAATATTCCGGGCGGGCACAGCGTAAGGGTCGATACACACGCCTACTCCGGATACAGGATACCCCCAAATTACGACTCCATGATTGCCAAGCTTATCGTGAGCGCGCCAAGCAGGGATGAAGCCATCATGCGAATGCGCCGTGCACTTGAAGAGTTTGTTATTGAAGGGGTGAAAACAACCATACCCTATCATATACAGCTTATGGATGACCCCAACTTCCAAAGCGGTAATTTCAATACGCAGTACCTGGAAAAATCTTTTACATTCACACCTGATAAAAATTAA
- a CDS encoding DUF4097 family beta strand repeat-containing protein: protein MKNRHSAISRRALLPGLLPVLFITSSLFTAGKLSAQTVLAKTYHTEHAKLTESHDQDEPYMSRFFSIEDNLNLTVYTPNGSVEVAENSSLGGVQVDLYVKREFSFWRGAQSLENYRIIIERINNEVIATVENKDTGSRVRAGDNNQFSFQIQVPERGQINVRTMNGPINIDGVKGKLYIQNHVGDITVSDSDGELKVASTTGNLALNQCRGSIFAKSVTGDISAISSEGELRLRSESGSLKASNTRGTLIAATVSGNIDSSFEKIKVGVSLETVNGNIDLALPTGLGYTISARGMNFDFSSIRSYASEEKSEMMSRYMMIRGGELPVKLSSVSGNVKVTESE from the coding sequence ATGAAAAACAGACATTCAGCCATATCCCGCAGGGCGTTGCTGCCCGGCCTGCTGCCCGTCCTTTTCATCACTTCATCCCTGTTTACAGCCGGCAAACTGTCGGCTCAGACGGTTCTGGCCAAGACCTATCACACTGAGCATGCCAAGCTGACTGAATCGCACGATCAGGATGAACCCTATATGTCCAGGTTTTTCAGTATCGAAGACAACCTGAACCTCACCGTCTATACGCCGAACGGGTCGGTTGAAGTAGCTGAAAATTCATCGCTTGGGGGTGTGCAGGTAGACCTCTATGTAAAGCGGGAGTTTTCTTTCTGGAGAGGTGCGCAGAGCCTTGAGAACTACAGGATCATTATTGAACGAATCAATAATGAGGTGATCGCGACTGTTGAAAACAAGGATACGGGTTCCAGAGTTAGGGCAGGTGATAATAATCAGTTCTCATTTCAGATTCAGGTACCTGAAAGGGGACAGATAAACGTAAGAACGATGAACGGGCCCATAAATATCGACGGTGTGAAAGGGAAACTCTATATTCAAAATCATGTCGGGGATATCACTGTTTCTGATTCGGACGGTGAGCTGAAGGTAGCTTCCACGACCGGAAATCTGGCGCTCAACCAGTGCAGGGGAAGCATTTTTGCGAAAAGCGTTACCGGTGATATATCTGCGATAAGCAGCGAAGGAGAACTCAGGCTACGGTCCGAATCGGGCAGCCTGAAAGCCAGTAATACCAGGGGAACACTGATAGCTGCAACCGTTTCGGGTAATATTGATTCGTCTTTTGAGAAGATTAAAGTTGGAGTCAGTCTTGAAACAGTGAATGGGAATATTGATTTGGCGCTTCCCACCGGGTTAGGTTACACAATTTCTGCCAGGGGGATGAATTTTGATTTTTCTTCCATCCGAAGTTACGCCTCGGAGGAAAAATCGGAAATGATGTCAAGGTACATGATGATTCGGGGTGGAGAACTGCCCGTAAAACTATCCTCCGTATCCGGAAATGTTAAGGTAACTGAATCAGAGTAA
- the gcvH gene encoding glycine cleavage system protein GcvH produces MNFPDDLKYTREHEWVRDNGDGTVTVGITDFAQSELGDIVFVELEPEGEEFDQDDVFGTVEAVKTVSELFAPVSGEITEINESLEDDPELVNNDPYGSGWMVKIKLSDASELEALLSVDDYKEVVG; encoded by the coding sequence ATGAATTTTCCTGATGACCTGAAATACACCCGGGAACATGAATGGGTACGTGACAATGGAGACGGTACCGTAACAGTTGGCATTACCGATTTTGCCCAAAGCGAGCTCGGCGATATTGTATTCGTGGAACTTGAACCGGAAGGTGAAGAATTTGACCAGGATGACGTTTTTGGTACCGTGGAAGCGGTGAAGACGGTTTCCGAACTATTTGCGCCCGTATCAGGCGAGATCACAGAAATAAATGAGTCACTTGAAGACGATCCGGAACTGGTGAACAACGACCCATACGGCAGCGGATGGATGGTTAAAATAAAACTGTCAGACGCTTCCGAACTGGAAGCCCTGCTTTCGGTTGACGATTATAAAGAGGTAGTGGGGTAA
- a CDS encoding PP2C family protein-serine/threonine phosphatase, whose translation MVSKLLIILLAFTVQTGAEADSAEAQDTLSISADQDFPISLEQDLSDSLFFGLDELETEIVTNEQLTDDDRIIYIRDQWKFMAGDNRAWAAAGYDDSGWDIISTNLTSADLSFLEWDGIGWFRKDLMVEPELRGKPVALIVDRHLGASEVYLNGEKILELGEFSIYPEEVETYSSGEPPVIVFSGDSLQTIAVRFINPDYEQTNELLGNSGFRFLLGDWEHHRSGTYNFAIFWTGSNLFYIGILLAFSLIHFLIFFFYPVEKRNLYFSLFVLGIVLVSYLLYRIEMSRFTIDVMEYYRIMMMAEVMVLVLAARFTHSLDPESSGFYSNIVLLAGLAVTALIAIFPGTLIFLRDITIFLLLIEILRSLFMILYRRKSGVWILGSGVLIFVLGLIVSILINFEVIDGSVSFVNMGASGALIFSMSIYLSREFAATQKKLENKLLELRQMSQRALKQEKISKEREIEKRLLEAENERKSNELEEARALQLSMLPKKMPETENFDLAVFMQTATEVGGDYYDYSVDQDGSVVLALGDATGHGMKAGIMVAAAKSYFHSLVHETDTLTMLKRMSAGLKNLNMKLMYMGLILVHCKKNKLEIAVAGMPPILHYNSKTQTVNRITLKGLPLGGKAKFPYKMEDLKVEKGDVLLMMSDGLPELFNADREMLGIERVEEVLQSSNGYSAGDIVTQLKQRAESWSGGHSPHDDITMMVLKVQKCL comes from the coding sequence TTGGTTTCAAAGTTATTAATCATACTACTGGCGTTCACAGTTCAGACCGGCGCAGAGGCCGATAGTGCTGAAGCTCAGGATACCCTGTCCATATCTGCGGATCAGGATTTTCCGATATCCCTTGAGCAGGATTTGTCGGATTCCCTGTTTTTCGGTTTGGATGAACTGGAGACCGAAATCGTAACAAATGAACAGCTCACCGACGACGACCGCATTATCTACATCAGGGATCAGTGGAAGTTCATGGCGGGCGACAATCGTGCCTGGGCTGCTGCCGGCTATGATGATTCAGGGTGGGACATTATTTCCACCAATCTGACATCGGCAGACCTCTCTTTTCTGGAGTGGGACGGTATCGGGTGGTTTCGGAAAGACCTCATGGTGGAACCGGAGCTGAGAGGCAAACCGGTTGCCCTGATTGTGGATCGCCATCTGGGGGCGTCCGAGGTCTATCTGAACGGGGAAAAAATCCTTGAGCTTGGAGAGTTTTCAATCTACCCGGAAGAGGTCGAAACCTACAGCTCAGGTGAGCCGCCGGTCATCGTCTTTTCAGGAGACTCACTTCAAACCATAGCCGTACGGTTTATCAATCCGGATTATGAGCAGACAAATGAACTGCTTGGAAACAGCGGGTTCAGGTTCCTGCTGGGCGACTGGGAGCACCATCGGTCCGGAACCTACAACTTTGCCATTTTCTGGACCGGCAGCAATTTATTCTATATCGGAATATTACTGGCCTTTTCCCTGATCCATTTCCTCATCTTTTTCTTCTACCCCGTAGAAAAGAGGAACCTCTATTTTTCACTCTTTGTGCTCGGTATTGTTCTTGTTTCATACCTGCTCTATCGCATAGAAATGAGCCGCTTTACAATAGATGTGATGGAGTACTATCGAATTATGATGATGGCGGAGGTTATGGTTCTTGTTTTAGCCGCGCGTTTCACTCACAGCCTCGATCCTGAGTCTTCCGGGTTCTATTCCAACATCGTTCTGCTGGCCGGGCTGGCTGTTACGGCACTCATAGCCATTTTTCCCGGTACACTGATTTTTTTAAGGGATATCACCATATTTCTTCTGCTGATAGAAATTCTTCGCTCTCTTTTCATGATTCTCTACCGGAGAAAGAGCGGGGTCTGGATCCTGGGAAGCGGTGTGCTGATTTTCGTTTTGGGATTGATTGTCAGCATTCTGATCAACTTTGAGGTGATAGATGGCAGTGTCTCCTTTGTAAATATGGGAGCCTCAGGTGCCTTGATTTTTTCGATGTCAATCTATTTGTCAAGGGAATTTGCCGCTACGCAGAAAAAACTTGAGAACAAGCTTCTTGAGCTTCGCCAGATGTCGCAGAGGGCGCTTAAGCAGGAGAAGATCAGCAAGGAGCGCGAAATTGAGAAACGCCTTCTGGAAGCAGAAAACGAACGAAAATCCAATGAACTGGAAGAAGCGCGTGCTCTTCAGCTGTCTATGCTGCCCAAAAAGATGCCCGAAACAGAAAACTTTGATCTTGCCGTATTTATGCAGACGGCCACTGAGGTTGGCGGAGATTATTACGATTACAGCGTTGACCAGGACGGATCGGTGGTACTTGCGCTGGGAGATGCCACAGGCCACGGGATGAAAGCAGGTATTATGGTGGCAGCCGCCAAGAGCTATTTTCACAGTTTGGTTCACGAAACCGATACCCTAACCATGCTGAAACGCATGTCGGCCGGGTTGAAAAATCTGAACATGAAACTGATGTATATGGGTTTAATTCTGGTGCACTGCAAAAAAAATAAGCTGGAGATTGCGGTTGCCGGAATGCCGCCCATACTGCACTACAACAGCAAAACACAGACGGTAAACCGTATAACCCTCAAAGGGCTTCCGCTTGGGGGAAAGGCAAAATTTCCATACAAAATGGAAGATCTGAAGGTGGAAAAAGGGGATGTGCTTCTGATGATGAGTGATGGCCTGCCGGAGCTGTTCAATGCCGACCGTGAAATGCTGGGTATTGAGAGGGTGGAGGAGGTTCTTCAAAGCTCCAATGGGTACAGTGCGGGAGATATAGTAACCCAACTCAAACAAAGGGCTGAATCGTGGTCCGGAGGACACTCACCCCACGATGATATCACCATGATGGTATTAAAAGTTCAAAAGTGTTTGTAA
- a CDS encoding ABC transporter substrate-binding protein, translating into MKKVLHLIPLLALSLIFSPEVRSQSFSEGVELYRAERFTEALSVFSELPDQNDQTRLFLGKTHLALGNYHTALNQLAGAFDSNNTDLFAEALYTSAIARFRLKQYDLSLELLYRIIQTNSRSGVRFDAQRLYRQIINYLSETERFETLQRSENSTIRYDLVNQARNLVNPFTYNALVTELLEMESDSSAIAELSDRLLPDSAAPINRPSFRYPNAPQGMVYHVGVVLPVFDEQDPDFTIPRNLYQGMVLAAEEFNSRNPDKKVQLLFSNSHENPDSTAQAITELALSRNADAVIGPLFSEPAMRMAALSEQLQVPMLAPLANSDSLNMDYNYAFQLNPTFEVHGRNMARFAVRELGLDTLAVFTEKGSLGAAAGNSFRREAERLGAFISYHIEEDFASLGYDISDFTQVFTPDSVLIDSLNYIPSEGIYAPFTGQAAATLADLLLNDLEAMRSEVVIMGSEGWARATPSAFQRRFFEIYYSEPFSPFSMQADTAAVQFFEEDYETRFGEEPDRFSGIGYDAATYLLQSLETAGNPQYLNRALRESPPYNGLSLTIDFSGNRVNQSVFIRGLTPEAADRLRPEPVPEAETESIDASDDTADAAGESG; encoded by the coding sequence ATGAAAAAAGTTCTACACCTGATTCCGCTTCTTGCACTGTCACTTATTTTCTCACCTGAGGTCCGCTCTCAATCTTTTAGTGAGGGTGTAGAGCTTTACAGGGCCGAGCGATTTACCGAAGCACTGTCCGTTTTTTCTGAACTTCCGGACCAGAATGATCAGACACGCCTTTTTCTGGGCAAAACGCATCTTGCCCTCGGCAATTACCATACAGCTCTCAATCAACTTGCCGGGGCCTTTGACAGCAACAATACCGATCTTTTCGCCGAAGCACTCTATACGTCCGCAATCGCACGTTTCAGACTGAAACAGTACGATCTTAGCCTTGAGCTGCTCTACAGAATCATTCAGACCAACAGCCGCAGCGGCGTGCGTTTTGATGCACAGCGTTTGTATCGCCAGATCATAAACTATCTTTCCGAAACCGAACGTTTTGAAACACTTCAGAGAAGTGAAAACAGCACTATACGCTATGACCTTGTCAATCAGGCGCGCAACCTGGTAAATCCATTTACCTACAACGCCCTGGTTACTGAACTCCTGGAGATGGAGAGCGACTCTTCTGCCATTGCGGAATTGTCTGATCGTCTCTTACCCGACAGCGCCGCTCCGATCAACCGGCCGTCATTCCGCTACCCGAATGCTCCGCAGGGAATGGTTTACCATGTGGGGGTGGTACTTCCCGTGTTTGATGAACAGGACCCCGATTTTACCATCCCAAGAAACCTGTACCAGGGAATGGTTTTAGCTGCCGAAGAATTTAACAGCCGCAACCCGGACAAGAAAGTACAGCTGTTGTTCAGTAACTCACACGAAAACCCCGATTCAACGGCACAGGCGATTACTGAACTTGCACTGAGCCGGAATGCCGATGCCGTGATAGGTCCGCTGTTTTCAGAACCGGCAATGAGAATGGCTGCTCTGTCAGAGCAACTGCAGGTTCCGATGCTGGCACCGCTTGCCAATTCAGACAGCCTGAATATGGATTACAATTATGCTTTCCAGCTGAACCCCACCTTTGAGGTGCACGGCAGGAATATGGCCCGCTTTGCGGTTAGGGAACTGGGACTCGATACGCTTGCCGTGTTTACTGAAAAAGGATCCCTGGGTGCCGCTGCCGGCAACAGCTTCCGGCGAGAGGCAGAAAGGCTGGGCGCCTTCATATCCTACCATATTGAAGAGGACTTTGCCAGCCTTGGATACGATATATCCGATTTTACACAGGTTTTCACTCCCGACAGCGTATTGATCGACTCCCTGAACTACATCCCAAGCGAGGGCATCTATGCGCCTTTTACGGGGCAGGCAGCTGCCACTCTTGCCGACCTTCTGCTTAACGATCTTGAAGCGATGAGAAGCGAAGTTGTGATTATGGGGTCCGAAGGGTGGGCGCGCGCCACTCCATCTGCATTTCAGCGCCGCTTTTTTGAGATTTACTATTCAGAACCTTTTTCACCATTTTCAATGCAAGCCGACACAGCCGCTGTTCAATTTTTCGAAGAGGATTATGAGACGCGTTTTGGGGAGGAGCCTGACCGTTTTTCCGGTATCGGTTATGATGCCGCTACATACCTGCTGCAAAGCCTTGAAACCGCCGGCAATCCCCAATATCTGAACCGGGCTCTCAGAGAATCTCCGCCCTACAACGGCTTGTCATTGACAATCGATTTCAGCGGGAACAGGGTCAACCAGTCAGTATTTATCAGGGGCCTGACCCCGGAGGCCGCCGACAGGCTTCGGCCTGAGCCGGTTCCGGAGGCTGAAACTGAATCTATCGATGCATCAGATGATACCGCGGATGCTGCGGGTGAGTCCGGTTAG